The Hyperolius riggenbachi isolate aHypRig1 chromosome 3, aHypRig1.pri, whole genome shotgun sequence genome window below encodes:
- the LOC137561102 gene encoding tropomyosin-1, isoforms 33/34-like: MPSYEDMQTPTPENLWGIITAVAADLIFAMEMHPVPPLTDDEEDAWRKVVKRIRDDYIEDPICVQPPPPPAAEDIEPPPPAAEDIEPPPPAAEDILPPAAEDNQPPAAEDRPPTPGPAEGSPPEAPPAEPTPAPRRTLRARCARAWRRVRRFFTCSATRTA; this comes from the exons ATGCC ATCTTACGAAGACATGCAGACCCCAACACCCGAGAACCTGTGGGG GATCATCACCGCCGTGGCTGCTGACCTCATATTTGCCATGGAGATGCACCCGGTGCCCCCCCTCAC AGACGACGAGGAAGATGCCTGGAGGAAAGTGGTGAAGAG GATCCGAGACGACTACATCGAGGATCCAAT TTGCGTCCAGCCACCACCGCCACCAGCTGCAGAGGACATCGAGCCACCGCCACCAGCTGCAGAGGACATCGAGCCACCGCCACCAGCTGCAGAGGACATCCTGCCACCAGCTGCAGAGGACAACCAGCCACCAGCTGCAGAGGACCG GCCACCCACTCCAGGACCAGCAGAGGGATCACCACCGGAGGCCCCAccagcagagccaacaccagctccGCGGAGGACTCTGAGAGCAAG ATGCGCCAGGGCTTGGAGACGGGTGAGACGCTTCTTCACCTGCAGTGCCACCAGGACCGCCTAG